The DNA sequence CCGGTTCTCCGGGCGGTCGGCGGCCGCCGCGAACAACTGCCACTGCTCGCCCTCCATCGGCATCCCGCTGGCCGGCACCGGCGCGACCCCGACCAGCCGGCGGACCCGCTCCGGGGCGGCCGCCACGACGCGCTGGACGACGGCCCCGCCCATCGAGTGGCCGACGAGCGAGAACCGCTCCCAGCCGAGGTGATCGGCGAGCGCGAGCAGATCGCCCCCGGCCTCGCCGGTGGTGTACGCGCCGGGGACATCGCGCGCCTCGCCGTAGCCGCGCAGATCGGGAAGTACATAGGTGAACGCGCGCCGGTCGATGTGCGGCAGCATCGCGGCGTACGCGGCGCGGTCCGCGAACCAGCCGTGCACCGCCATCACATGGTGCGGCCCTTCGCCGACGGTCTCATACGGTGGAACGAGGGGTGGAACGATGGGTCCCATGGCACCTCCGGTCCCAGTCGAGTACGGGCGCGCGGCGCGTGCCCGTGGGGGACAACGGTGACGGCTCCGGCGGAGGCTGGGCAAGCCCGGTGCGCATATGCGTGCGCGCGGCACGAGCCAGGTTCCAGGGACGGTGCGCGGTGTTCGCCATAGCGCCGCTGGGATTGAGCGGCTGAATGGGCCGTTTGTGGGGGCGGTCTACAGGCCCTACGGGGTGGGCCCGCAGGGCCCGTACCGCAGGTGGGGGCCGGGCCCGCGCTGTCGGGCCCGGCCCCCGCCGTGTCCGAGCGCGCAAGCAGCCCAGCAAGCGTGAACAAGGACAGCCATACGGTAGGGCCGGGCACTGACATCCAGCCGTCGAGCGCGGTCGAGCGGGCCCGGCTCGCCTCGAACCCATGAGCGATTCGCCAAGGGCAGAACGCCGCGCCCTTCCCGTCGGGCTCGGCGCTCCTACGCTGAGGGGGTGAACAGCCACGCGTCGAACCGAGCCCGCGTCATTCAACTGCGTCCGGCCGCCGCGGACCCGGCGCCCCAGGCGGGAGCCACCGCCGGAGCCGAGGCCCCGGCCGCCCCTACCGTGCCCGCTGTCCCGGCCGTTCCCGCTGTCCCCGCCGCGCCCGCCGGCCGGGAGCGGACCGGCACGGAGCCGGTGAGGGAACCCCTCTGGCGGGACGTCATCGGCAGCGTTCTGCGGCGTGAGCGCCTCGCCCAGCAGCGCACGCTCAAGGACGTGGCCGAGGCGGCCCGTATCTCGATGCCGTACCTCTCGGAGCTCGAGCGCGGCCGTAAGGAGGCCTCGTCCGAGGTCCTCGCGGCCGCCGCCCGCGCGCTCGGCCTCGGCCTGGCCGACCTTCTCGCCATGGCCCAGGGCGAGTTGATCCGCCTCGTCTCCGGTCCGCGACGGCGCGACGGCGCGAGGGTGTCCGTCACCTCCCTCACGTCCGTCACATCCGTCACGTCCGTCACCTCCGTCACGTCCGTCAGCTCCGGCGCGGACCGCGGGTCCCGGCCCACGGGGCGGCAGGGCGACGTGCGCCTCGCGGCCTGAGACGGCGGCGACGGCGGCCTGAGACGGCGGGGCCCGGTTTCACAACCCCCTGGCCATCCGCCGGTTCAGCACCTCGTCGGCGAGCCCGTACGCCACCGCCTCCCGCGCCGTGAAGACCTTGTCGCGGTCCATATCGGCGCGGAGGGTGGCGGTGTCGTGGGGCGTGTGGCGTGCGAGCACCTCCTCGACCTGGGCGCGGATCCGGAGCATCTCCTTGGCCTGGAGGCTGAGGTCCGAGACGGTCCCCTGCCGGCCGCCGCTCACCGGCTGCCCCAGCAGCACCCGGGCGTGCTCCAGCACGAACCGCCGCCCGGGGTCTCCCCCGGCCAGCAGCACCGCCGCGGTCGAGGCCGCCTGCCCCACACAGAACGTCGAGATGGGCGCGGACACGAACGTCATCGTGTCGTAGATCGCCATCAGCGAGGTGAACGAGCCGCCCGGTGAGTTGATGTAGATCGCGATCTCCTGCTCCGGGCTCGACGATTCAAGATGGAGCAGCTGCGCGATGACGACGTTCGCGACGCCGTCGTCGATCTCCGTGCCGAGGAAGATGATCCGCTCGGACAGCAGCCGGCTGTAGATGTCGTACGCCCGCTCCCCCTGCGTGGTGCGCTCGACGACGGTCGGAATCGTGTACTGCCCCATGTCAGATCCCCATCCTGCGCCGCGAACCGGCCGGCCGTACATCCGCCAGCGACTCCACCACCCGGTCGACCATTCCGTATTCCTTCGCCTGTTCCGGCGTGAACCAGCGGTCGCGGTCTCCGTCGCGGGAAATCGTCTCCGGGCTCTGTCCGGTGTGTTCCGCCGTGATGCGTTCGATGGAGCGCTTCGTGAATTCGAGATTCTCGGCCTGAATCGCGATATCGGCCACGCTCCCCCCGATACCGGCCGACGGCTGATGCATCATGATGCGGGAATTCGGCAGTGCGTAACGCTTTCCCGCCGTGCCGACGGTGAGCAGGAACTGCCCCATACTCGCGGCGAATCCCATGACGAGCGTGGACACGTCGTTCGGGATCAGCCGCATGGTGTCGTAGATCGCGAGCCCCGCCGTCACCGAACCGCCCGGACTGTTGATGTAGAGGCTGATATCCGTCCGTGAGTCCTCGGCCGACAGCAGCAGCAGCTGGGCGCAGACCCGGTTCGCGGACACCTCGTCCACCTGGGTCCCGAGAAAGACGATGCGCTGGGTCAGCAGTTGCGCTGCCAGATGATCGTCGAACCGCGTCGGAGCCGTGTCCCCCTCCGCGGCCCGCGGAACGGATGCCGGTGCCGCCGATTCCCAGCCGGTGGTGAACCTTTCCATCGGACCTCCCTGTGAGTACCGCGGCCCTCACCGCCGTGGTCCTTCCACCATCGGCCCGATTCCGGTGCCGGAGAGGAATTCTCGGCCCGCGGCAGATTCGCCCATGGCAGAGCTCAGGTCCTCGGTGATCAGCCGACTCGACCGGCTGTGGCGCGCGGCCGGTGCCGACCCGGCCGTGGGGCGCGACGGGCTCACCGCCCGGCCGGGAAGGCCGCGCGTCGGCCGCAGCCGACCGTGACCAGGGCGAGGAGCGCGAGCCCGATCATCCCGGCGGGGAGAACCGATGCGCCGATGCCGTCGACGACGAGGGCGCCGAGAGCGCCACCCGCGAAGATCGCCAGGTTGAAGGACGTCGTGAGCAGCGCGTTCGCCACATCGCCGTTCTCGCCCGCGGCTTCTCCCATCGCCGTCTGAAGGTGCGTCGCCGCGCCGCCGAAGGCGATGCCCCACAGGACGATCGCGAGGAGCGCGAGCACCGTGGACTGCTGGGCCAGCAGGAACGTCGCACCGGAGACGATGAACAGGCTCACGCTCACCAGGGTGAGCCGGCGCAGCGCGTGGTCGATGTACACCCCGGTGATCCAGATTCCGCCGAGCGCGGCGACGCCGAAGACGACGAGCGCGAGGTCGGGCCGGAGCGCGAGATGCGTCTGCCGCAGGTAGGGGGCGATGTAGGTGTAGAGCAGGTTGTGCGCGAGCATCCAGACGAAGACGGCCAGGAGGATGGTCGCCACGCCCGGAATGCCCAGCACCCGGGCGAGCGGAACCCGTGTCTGCGCGCGCTGCCCCGGAACGTCGGGCACGAGGAACTGCGCGAAGATCATGACGACGGCGGTGAGCAGGGACATCGCGGCGAAGGCCCAGCGCCATCCGGCCGCCGAACCGAGCCAGGCGCCGAGGGGCGTCCCCGCCGAGAGCGCGACCGGGGTTCCGGTCATGGCGATGGCGAGGGCGCGGCCCGCCTGTTCCGGCGCGGCGATGCGCCGGGCGTATCCGGCGAGCATGCCCCACAGCAGCCCGGAGAAGGCTCCCGCGACGAAGCGGGCGCCGAGTGCGACGGGGAGCGAGGGCGCCAGGGTGGTGACGGTGTTGGCGACCAGGAATCCGAGCAGCCCGGCGCGGAGGAGCGGCTTCCGCCGGGCCCCGCGGGTCAGCATGATCGCGGGTATCGCCGCGAGGACCGTCCCGATCGCGTAGGCGCTCACGAGCTGGCCGGCTCCGCCCTCGGAGACACCGAGTCCACCGGCGAGCTGCGGGAGCAGCCCGGCCGGCATCGTCTCGGTCATGATCACGATAAACCCGGTGCACGCCATCACGACCAGGGCCGGAACGGGAAGTGGCTCGCCTGATCGGGCGGGCGCCGGGGCGGTAGCGGGGTCGGACGCCGAATCGGAAGCCGGGCTGGAAGCCGCGCCGGAGGCTGAGCTGGGGGCCGGGTCGGAAGCCGGGCCGGAAGCCGGGCTGGGAAACGTCGAGGCCATGGGGAGGACTCCTCCATCAATTACGGATCGATCGATCCGATATTGACGAGCCATGACGCCATCCGTCAAACTGGACCAGTCATTCCGAAAATGGAGGAGATCCGCCGTGTCACCCGTCGGCCGCCCCCGTGCCTTCGACCTGGAGGCCGTCCTGGAAGCCGCGATGCTGCTGTTCTGGGAGCAGGGCTACGAAGCGACCTCGCTCGCGCAGCTGCGCGAGGCCACAGGACTGTCCTCGGCCAGCCTGTACGGCGCCTTCGGCTCGAAGGACGGCTTGTTCGAACGCGCCGTGCAGCACTACATCTCCGGACCGGGCAGCATCACCGACGTCGCCGCCGACGAGGCGCTGAGCCCCAGGGAGGCCATCGCACGCCTTCTGCACGGATCGATCGACATGCAGACCGACCCGTCCCACCCCCGCGGCTGCCTCATCGCCCTCTCGGGCACACTCGGCGCGCCGGACTCGGGAGAGGCGGCGCGGAAGGTGGTGGCGGCCCGGCGGGCGGTGGACCGAGCGCGCATCCGAGAGTGCGTCGTCCGCGGCATCGCGTCGGGAGACCTCGCCGAGGACACCGACGTGGACGGCACCACCTCGATGATCCACGGCTTCCTGCTCGGCATCTCGACGCAGGTGTGCGACGGCGTCCCGGCCCACGACCTGCACACCGCGGCCGACACGCTGCTCGCCACCTGGGGCGAGGGTGCAGCTCACGCCGGATGACCCAGCACAGCTCCCCGCGCCATGGTGGGTGCCTGGTGGCGGCATGGATGGGCTGGAAGCGGAGCTCCATCGCGAACTGGCCCCAGGACACCAGCTGTTCGACGCCCGCGTCTCCGCCGCCGCCCGGTGCGAAGGGTGCGACGACGTGCTGTTCAGCGTCGCCGACCGCCCCTTCCCCTGGGCCGTGGTGCACCTGACGTGGGCGGGCCGCCAGGAGCGTTCGCCCTGGCCGCTGACGACGCCGCTGGCCAGCCTGGCCGATCTCCTCACCCACTGGGACCACGGCTGCACCAGCGCTCAGCAGTCGCCTCCGCGACCGGGCGACCCCCGGACCGGCACCGGGGATTCGGGGTAACCGCTGCTGGAGTATCAGGAGGCGAACATGGAGCGCAGCGAGCTCACCCGGTTGCTTGCGAGCGAGGACGAGGCAACGGCCGGGGCCCGTGACGCGCTGGTTCATGGCGGCGAGTACGTGATCTGGCATGAGGCGGCCGACACCCGCTCGCTCACTCGCGCCTACGACCGCCGACTCCGACACACCCGCAGGACCGGTCAGGAAACCCTGGGCCTCGAGCGAACGGTCCAGATTCTGGGCGGACACGGTCAGCCTGTGCGCCTCGGTCAAGTCAACAGCCCCGATAGCTCGTGGGCCTTCATGCTCTTCCTCGCCGAGGACGGCCGAAAGCTGATCGCATGCACTGGTGTGAAGCGACAGGCACGCTGAACACCGCACACGAACGCCAGGGCCGGACCGCCGCCCAGGACAGCGCACATACCCGGTGGCTCGACGAGCCCTCGACGAGCCGGAGGCCGGAGCCGACGACTGCCGGACCAGGGACGGGGCCTACGGTCGGCCGATCGCTCGCAACGCCGTGGCCACCGTCGCGCGCAGCTCCTCCGCGTCGGCGCCCGCGCGGGAACGCAGGTTCACGCCGTAGGCGAGCAGCGCCAGCAGTTCGGCCGTCGCTCCGGGGTCGGTGCCGGGGGCGAGTTCTCCGCGGGTCCCGGCCGTGACGAGCCTCGCGTGCAGCGCGTCCCGCAGGTGCCGGTGGTTCTGGTCGAGCAGGGCGCGGACGCCGGGGTCGCTGTTCTCGGTGCCGGCGTGCGCGTTGGAGAGCAGGCAGCCCCAGCCGGCCCGCTCGCCCGAACAGCGCACGTCGATCAGCCCGTCGAAGAAGTCGACGACGGCCGGAAGTCCGCGCTCGTCCGTCGCCAGTCGGCCGAACGCGGGCCGGGCGTACCGCTCCAGGTAGCGGCGCAGCGCGGCGAGGTACAGCTCCCGCTTTCCGCCGAAGGTGGCGTAGAGGCTGGAGCGGTTCACTCCCGTCGCGGTCACGATGTCCTGGATCCCGGTCGAGGCCATGCCCTGCCGCCAGAACAGCCGTACCGCGCTCTCCAGGGCCACATCCGGGTCGAAGTGTTTGACGTCCGGCATCTCTCGCTCTGTCCATCGGGAAACGACGTGGCCAAGATACTCCGGCCCGGTGCCTCCCGGAGGTCTGACGCTGCTATCTTGGAACAGTCGTTCCGAGATATCTGTGAGCACGCCACGAACGAGAGGACCGCCACCGTGACCGCCCTCAACGCCGAACTGCGCGCCTTCTACGAATCCCTTCAGAAAGAGATCCCCGCCGAGGCCCGGCAGCTGATGGAGCGAGCCGGGCAGGAGCTCGCCGACTCCGGCCAGGCCGACCGGTCCCTCGCCGTCGGCGACCCCGCTCCCCGCTTCCGGCTGCCCTCCGCCACCGGCGCGACGGTGGCGCTGGACGACCTCCTCGCCCAAGGGCCGGTGGTCCTGACCTTCTACCGCGGCGCCTGGTGCCCGTACTGCAACATCGCCCTGCGCTCCCTCCAGCGGCACCACTCCGACATCGCCGCGCGCGGCGCGCGGCTCGTGGCCGTCTCACCGCAGATCCCGGACGAGTCCCTCACGCTCAGCGAGAAGCACGGTCTCGTCTTCGACGTGCTCAGCGACATCGGTTCCGACACCGCCAAGCAGTACGGCATCGCCTTCGACCTGCCCGACTATCTCGCCGACCTCTACGACGAGATCGGGTTCGACCTCCAGCGCGTCAACCACGGCCACCGGCGCACCCTGCCGTTGCCCGCGACGTACGTCATCGACCGCGCCGGCACGATCCGCTGGGCCTTCGTCGACACCGACTACACCACCCGCGCGGAGCCGGCCGACATCCTCGCGGCCCTGGACACGCTCGGCTGACCGCGTCGGACGCCTCGGCCTCGTCCTCGGCCTCGCCCTGGTCCTGGTCCTGGTCCTGGCTCGACGGGCACCCGGTCGTACGCCCTACCGCGGTGCCTGGAAGCCGCCGATCCTCCGCTCGAGCAGTTCGGCCAGCCGCAGCGGGGTGCGGTCCTCGAACATCGGGCCGATGAGCTGCACTCCCACCGGCAGGCCGGCGGAGGACAGGCCCGCCGGTACGGCGGTGGCGGGCAGGCCGGGCATGGTGGCCAGACCGGCCCAGACCAGCTGGTCGAGGTACGGGTACTCGACGCCGTCGATGTCGATCCGGCGTTCCAACAGATCGGGGTCGTGGTCGTGCGGGAACGCGGGAGTCGGCGTGATCGGGCACACCACGGCGTCGAACTCGGCGAAGAGCCGCCGCCAGCCATGACGGTGCAGCTCGCGACGGCTGTTCGCCTCCATCCAGTCGCGGTGGCTGAACACCGCGCCGCGCAGCCGCGCCGCACCGAGACTCTGGTCGTCCGCGCTCAGTCCGGCGGCGCGGGTCCGCAGCCGTTCGTACGCTTCGACGGGAAAACGCGCGGCGGAGCTCGAAAACAGCAACTGCGTGTAGAGCGTCGCGGCTTCGGTCAGATCGGGCAGCAGCGGAGTGCGCCGTTCGACGCGGGCGCCGCCGTCGGCAAGCGCGTCGGCCACCCGGTTCACGCCCGCCCGTACGGCGGACCCGGTCGGAAGGAGCGGATGCTCGTCGAGGACCAGGACCCGGAAGTCGCGGAGCCGCTCATGGCGCGCGGGCGGCAGCGTCACCTCGTGCGCCACACCGAGCGTCAGCGGGTCCGGTCCGGCCATCACGTCGAGCAGGAGCGCCAGGTCGCGGGCAGCGCGCGCCATCGGACCGACGACGGCGAGGTCAAGGTCTTCCGGCAAGGCCGGCGCGGGCGGCGGGACCATACCGCGGTTCGCCGCCAGCCCGAGTGTCGGCTTGTGTGCGTAGACACCGCAGAAATGTGCCGGGGTGCGCAACGAACCGCCGATGTCGGAGCCGATGGACAGCGCGCCGAACCCGGACGCCAGGGCCGCCGCCGACCCGCCGGAGGACCCACCCGGCGTACGACCGTGATCCCACGGGTTGTTGGTGGTGCCGTAGATCTCGTTGAAGGTCTGCACATCTTGCAGCCCCAAGGGCACATTCGTCTTACCGAGCACCACCGCGCCCGCGGCCTTCAGCCGCGACACCTGCACCGCGTCCTCGGCCGGCATGTGGTTCCGGTGCAGCGGCACGCCCCAGGTCGTGGGCAGCCCCGCGATGTTGTAGGACTCTTTGACCGTCACCGGAATGCCGAGCAGCGGCCGGTCCTCACCACGGGCGCGCGCCTGGTCGGCACCGCGCGCGGCGGCCCGCGCACGGTCGAAGTCCGGCACACAGATCGCGTTGATGGCCTTGTCCTCCCGCTCGATACGGGCGATCGCCTCATCGGTCAGTTCCGCCGAGCTCACTTCACCGGCGCGCAAGGCAGCCGCGAGTCTTTCGGCCGTCTGAAAACTCCACTCCATGAATCCGACCGTACTGACCCCTGGAACAGGCCATAAAATGCCGCTTCGCACAACGAAATGGCTGCCCCCATTTCGCCCGCCGGCCGGCGATGGCGACAGGCGGCGGGACCGGTGTCGGCCGCCTTCCGAAGGTCGATGAGTCCGTCGGGGCCGTCCACGGCCGGATGATGAGAGCGCACCCGCTCCCCGCAGGCCAAGGCCCCTGCCCCTACGAGCGGGACGCGCCGTCCGGCCACACGGCATCCACGGGTACCCCTGCCTCTCGCGCTTCCTCCACCACGTCCGCCGTCCCGCCGCCCTTGCCCGTGGGAGGCTGCCCGTTCCACACGGCCACGAGACGATCGGCCCGCCGCAGCAGCACGGCGTTCACCGCTTCGTACGCCTGGCGGTTCGCCGTGGCGCGCGGCATCACCAGCACCTCGTCCGCCGCGTCCACGACGGCAGGCGAGTGGCAGATCGCCGGTGATCAGGCCCCGCGTCTTCTCTCAGGCCCTCGCCGGGTGTCCCTGTGATGAGCGGGGCGCGGTTCCGGTTGACGGCCTGGCTGCTGGGCCTTGGCGGCGCCGATCCGGGCGGTGCGCGGCGCGCGGATGACCTTGGGTTCCCTTCCGTGAGCGCTACCAGAATCGACGCGGTAACGATAAAAATCGACACCGTGTAGACTTTGGTGAAGGGAGCGACCCGGCTCCTCGCGAGACCTCTCTGGAGGAACAGTGGACAAGCGGAACTGGCTCATCACCGGCGTCAGCACGGGCCTGGGGCGCGCTTTCGCGCAAGCAGCCCTGGCCGCAGGGCACACCGTCGTCGGCACCGTCCGTACCGAGAAGGACCTGCGGGCCTTCGAAGAGCTCAGGCCCGGCCATGCTCACGGCCGTATTCTGGACGTGACGGACGGTGACGCCGTCTCCGGCGTGGTCGCGGAGGTCGAGCGGAGCATCGGCCCTCTGGACGTCGTTGTCGCCAACGCCGGCTACGGCCTGGAGGGGACCTTCGAGGAAACCCCGCTGGCCGAGGTGCGGCGGCAGTTCGAGGTGAACGTGTTCGGGGCGGTGGCCACCCTGCAGGCGGCGCTGCCTCACATGCGCCGGCGCCGGCGCGGACACCTGATGGCCGTCACCTCCATGGGCGGGCTGATGGCCGTGCCCGGCATGTCCGCCTACTGCGGCAGCAAGTTCGCCCTGGAGGGAATCCTGGAGGCGCTGGGCAAGGAAGTCGCGCAGTTCGGGATCCATGTGACGGCGATCGAGCCCGGCTCCTTCCGCACCGACTGGGCCGGACGGTCCATGACACGCGCCGCGCGGACCATCGACGACTACGACGAGCTGTTCGCCCCCATCCGCGAGGCGCGGCAGAAGGCCAGCGGGAACCAGCTGGGCAATCCGGCCAAGGCCGGGGAAGCGGTCGTGCACATCACGTCGGTCGAGCAGCCGCCGGCCCACCTCGTCCTGGGCTCGGACGCGCTGCGGCTGGTCACCGCCGCGCGCACGGCCGTGGACGAGGACATCCGCGCGTGGGAGGCGCTCTCCCGGACGACCGACTTCGCCGAGGGCGCTCAGCTGTGATGCCCGGCCACCGCCCCGCGCGCGGCCGTCGCACCACCGAGCGCAAGGGGGATCTCCGGGAGCGGGCCATCCTTGACACCTGCGAGGCCCTGCTGGCGCACAAGGGCTACGACGCCATGACCGTCGGCGACGTGGCCCAGGGCGCCGGTATCACACGTGGTGCCCTGTACTTCTACTTCGGCTCCAAGCAAGAAGTGGTCACGGCACTCGTGGCCCGGACCGTCGAGCATCTGTGGGAGCGGTCCCGGGTCACCGCGCAGGCGGACGAGCCGCGTCAGGCCATCGCGGCGGCCATGCAGCGCACGGTCGAGCTGTGGAATGAGCACGGCCTGGTCATGCGCACGGCGATCGACCTGTCGTTGACCGTGCCGGAGATCGGCGAGCTGTGGAACCACACGGCTGACCTGTTCATCGCGGCCATCACCGCTGTCCTGGAACGCGCCGGCATCCAGGCCGGCACC is a window from the Streptomyces luomodiensis genome containing:
- a CDS encoding alpha/beta fold hydrolase, with the protein product MGPIVPPLVPPYETVGEGPHHVMAVHGWFADRAAYAAMLPHIDRRAFTYVLPDLRGYGEARDVPGAYTTGEAGGDLLALADHLGWERFSLVGHSMGGAVVQRVVAAAPERVRRLVGVAPVPASGMPMEGEQWQLFAAAADRPENRRTIIDLTTGGRHPAAWLDLMVRHSLEHSDPKALRAWLDSWALEDFHEDITGAQVPVRVVVGAHDPALTAELMRRTWLRWYVNAELLELPYAGHYPADEAPLELVRAVEDFITADA
- a CDS encoding helix-turn-helix domain-containing protein, producing MNSHASNRARVIQLRPAAADPAPQAGATAGAEAPAAPTVPAVPAVPAVPAAPAGRERTGTEPVREPLWRDVIGSVLRRERLAQQRTLKDVAEAARISMPYLSELERGRKEASSEVLAAAARALGLGLADLLAMAQGELIRLVSGPRRRDGARVSVTSLTSVTSVTSVTSVTSVSSGADRGSRPTGRQGDVRLAA
- a CDS encoding ClpP family protease: MGQYTIPTVVERTTQGERAYDIYSRLLSERIIFLGTEIDDGVANVVIAQLLHLESSSPEQEIAIYINSPGGSFTSLMAIYDTMTFVSAPISTFCVGQAASTAAVLLAGGDPGRRFVLEHARVLLGQPVSGGRQGTVSDLSLQAKEMLRIRAQVEEVLARHTPHDTATLRADMDRDKVFTAREAVAYGLADEVLNRRMARGL
- a CDS encoding ClpP family protease, which codes for MERFTTGWESAAPASVPRAAEGDTAPTRFDDHLAAQLLTQRIVFLGTQVDEVSANRVCAQLLLLSAEDSRTDISLYINSPGGSVTAGLAIYDTMRLIPNDVSTLVMGFAASMGQFLLTVGTAGKRYALPNSRIMMHQPSAGIGGSVADIAIQAENLEFTKRSIERITAEHTGQSPETISRDGDRDRWFTPEQAKEYGMVDRVVESLADVRPAGSRRRMGI
- a CDS encoding MFS transporter; amino-acid sequence: MACTGFIVIMTETMPAGLLPQLAGGLGVSEGGAGQLVSAYAIGTVLAAIPAIMLTRGARRKPLLRAGLLGFLVANTVTTLAPSLPVALGARFVAGAFSGLLWGMLAGYARRIAAPEQAGRALAIAMTGTPVALSAGTPLGAWLGSAAGWRWAFAAMSLLTAVVMIFAQFLVPDVPGQRAQTRVPLARVLGIPGVATILLAVFVWMLAHNLLYTYIAPYLRQTHLALRPDLALVVFGVAALGGIWITGVYIDHALRRLTLVSVSLFIVSGATFLLAQQSTVLALLAIVLWGIAFGGAATHLQTAMGEAAGENGDVANALLTTSFNLAIFAGGALGALVVDGIGASVLPAGMIGLALLALVTVGCGRRAAFPAGR
- a CDS encoding TetR/AcrR family transcriptional regulator, with the protein product MSPVGRPRAFDLEAVLEAAMLLFWEQGYEATSLAQLREATGLSSASLYGAFGSKDGLFERAVQHYISGPGSITDVAADEALSPREAIARLLHGSIDMQTDPSHPRGCLIALSGTLGAPDSGEAARKVVAARRAVDRARIRECVVRGIASGDLAEDTDVDGTTSMIHGFLLGISTQVCDGVPAHDLHTAADTLLATWGEGAAHAG
- a CDS encoding TetR/AcrR family transcriptional regulator, whose translation is MPDVKHFDPDVALESAVRLFWRQGMASTGIQDIVTATGVNRSSLYATFGGKRELYLAALRRYLERYARPAFGRLATDERGLPAVVDFFDGLIDVRCSGERAGWGCLLSNAHAGTENSDPGVRALLDQNHRHLRDALHARLVTAGTRGELAPGTDPGATAELLALLAYGVNLRSRAGADAEELRATVATALRAIGRP
- a CDS encoding peroxiredoxin-like family protein, with the translated sequence MTALNAELRAFYESLQKEIPAEARQLMERAGQELADSGQADRSLAVGDPAPRFRLPSATGATVALDDLLAQGPVVLTFYRGAWCPYCNIALRSLQRHHSDIAARGARLVAVSPQIPDESLTLSEKHGLVFDVLSDIGSDTAKQYGIAFDLPDYLADLYDEIGFDLQRVNHGHRRTLPLPATYVIDRAGTIRWAFVDTDYTTRAEPADILAALDTLG
- a CDS encoding amidase, with the protein product MEWSFQTAERLAAALRAGEVSSAELTDEAIARIEREDKAINAICVPDFDRARAAARGADQARARGEDRPLLGIPVTVKESYNIAGLPTTWGVPLHRNHMPAEDAVQVSRLKAAGAVVLGKTNVPLGLQDVQTFNEIYGTTNNPWDHGRTPGGSSGGSAAALASGFGALSIGSDIGGSLRTPAHFCGVYAHKPTLGLAANRGMVPPPAPALPEDLDLAVVGPMARAARDLALLLDVMAGPDPLTLGVAHEVTLPPARHERLRDFRVLVLDEHPLLPTGSAVRAGVNRVADALADGGARVERRTPLLPDLTEAATLYTQLLFSSSAARFPVEAYERLRTRAAGLSADDQSLGAARLRGAVFSHRDWMEANSRRELHRHGWRRLFAEFDAVVCPITPTPAFPHDHDPDLLERRIDIDGVEYPYLDQLVWAGLATMPGLPATAVPAGLSSAGLPVGVQLIGPMFEDRTPLRLAELLERRIGGFQAPR
- a CDS encoding oxidoreductase, which produces MDKRNWLITGVSTGLGRAFAQAALAAGHTVVGTVRTEKDLRAFEELRPGHAHGRILDVTDGDAVSGVVAEVERSIGPLDVVVANAGYGLEGTFEETPLAEVRRQFEVNVFGAVATLQAALPHMRRRRRGHLMAVTSMGGLMAVPGMSAYCGSKFALEGILEALGKEVAQFGIHVTAIEPGSFRTDWAGRSMTRAARTIDDYDELFAPIREARQKASGNQLGNPAKAGEAVVHITSVEQPPAHLVLGSDALRLVTAARTAVDEDIRAWEALSRTTDFAEGAQL
- a CDS encoding TetR/AcrR family transcriptional regulator, yielding MPGHRPARGRRTTERKGDLRERAILDTCEALLAHKGYDAMTVGDVAQGAGITRGALYFYFGSKQEVVTALVARTVEHLWERSRVTAQADEPRQAIAAAMQRTVELWNEHGLVMRTAIDLSLTVPEIGELWNHTADLFIAAITAVLERAGIQAGTAPDQASAMARALCWMIERSFYHASQESREKLQEASATCEHIWLTSAGLIT